CCGTACGACCCCGGCTTGCTGCCGAAGATGCGAGTCGTGGCGCGCCGCTCGTCGCCGTGCTCGGCGAGATCCGCCTGCGCGTGGGCCCGGACGTAGTTGCGGTCGGCGGGCTCGTCGAGCGCGGCCACCATCCGTACGGCGTCGTCGAGCATCGCCACCACGTGCGGGAAGGCGTCACGGAAGAAGCCCGAGATGCGTACGGTCACGTCGATGCGCGGGCGGCCGAGCTCCTCGAGCGGGACGACCGCCAGCTCGCGCACGCGGCGCGACGCCTCGTCCCACTCGGGGCGGACGCCGAGCAGCGCGAGCACTTCCGCGACGTCGTCGCCGGACGTGCGCATCGCCGACGTGCCCCAGACCGACAGACCGACGGACTGCGGGTAGGCGCCGGTGTCGTCCAGGTAGCGGGCCAGCAGGGAGTCCGCCATGGCCAGCCCCGTGTCGTACGCGAACCGGCTCGGAACCGCCTTGGGGTCGACGGTGTAGAAGTTGCGTCCGGTCGGGAGGACGTTGACGAGGCCGCGCAGCGGCGAGCCCGACGGTCCGGCCGGGACGTACCCGCCGTCGAGCGCGTGCAGGATCGCGCCGAGCTCGTCGGTGGTGCGGGCGAGCCGGGGCACGACCTGCGTCGCCGCGAACTCCAGGACGCGGACGACGTCGGGCTCAAGGTGGAGCCGCGCAGCCGCTGCCGGGTCCCAGCCCGCCGCCTCCATCGCCTCGACCAGCGACCGTGCCTGCTGCTCGATCTCGTCGACGGCCGCGAGGTCGGACGCGTCCTCCTTCAACCCGAGCGCCGCCCGCAGTCCGGGCACCGATGCGGCCTCGCCGCCCCACACCTGGCTCGCCCGCAGGATCGCGAGCACGAGGTCCACCCGCACCTGGCCCTCCGGCGCCTGACCGAGGACGTGCAGCCCGTCACGGATCTGCACGTCCTTGATCTCGCAGAGCCACCCGTCGACGTGCAGGAGGAAGTCGTCGAACTCCTCGTCGTCGGGCCGGTCGTCAAGCCCGAGGTCGCGGTGCATCTCGGCGGCGTGCATCAGCGTCCAGATCTCGGCGCGGACTGCGGGCAGCTTCGCCGGGTCCATCGCTGCGATGTTGGCGTGCTCGTCGAGGAGCTGCTCGAGCCGGGCGATGTCGCCGTACGACTCGGCGCGCGCCATCGGCGGGATCAGGTGGTCGACGATCGTCGCGTGCGCCCGCCGCTTCGCCTGCGCACCCTCGCCGGGGTCGTTCACGAGGAACGGGTAGATCAGCGGCATGCTCCCGATCGCGGCGTCGCTGCCGCAGGCCGCGGAGAGAGCGGCGTTCTTGCCGGGCAGCCACTCCATCGAGCCGTGCTTGCCGAGGTGGACGACCGCATGGGCACCGAACCCGCCGACGTCCTGCTGAGCCTCGAGCCACCGGTAGGCGGCGAGGTAGTGGTGCGACGGCGCGAGGTCGGGGTCGTGGTAGATCGCGACCGGGTTCTCGCCGAAGCCGCGCGGCGGCTGGATGAGGAGGACGACGTTGCCGGCCTGGAGCGTCGCGAGCACGATCTCGTCGTCACCGTTGACGAACAGCGTCCCTGGCGCCGGGCCCCACGCCTCGGTCACGCCGGCACGCAGCGCGGGGTCGAGAGCGGCGAACCACTCCGCGTACCGCGCTGCCGGGATCCGGACGTGGCTCTCGGTGAGCTGCGCCTCGGTGAGCCACTCCTCGTCCTGGCCGCCCGCGGCGATGAGGGCGTGGATGAGGGCGTTGCCGGCGGCGGTGTCATCAGGTTGATCAGCGTCAGGTTGATCAGCGTCAGCGAGGTCGAGCCCCGGGATGGCACCCGGCGCGCCCAGGTCGTACCCCGCGTCCCGCATCCGGCGCAGAAGCCGGATCGTCGAGACCGGGGTGTCGAGGCCGACGGCGTTGCCGACGCGGCTGTGCTTGGTCGGGTACGCGGAGAGCATCAGCGCGACCTTCTTCTGCGCGTTCGGGATCCGCCGCAGGCGTGCGTGGGCGACCGCGATGCCGGCGACCCGGGCGCACCGCTCGGGGTCGGCGGCGTACCTCGGCAGGCCGTCCCGGTCGATCTCCTTGAACGAGAACGGGACCGTGATGATCCGGCCGTCGAACTCGGGGATCGCGATCTGGTTCGCCGAGTCGAGCGGAGTGACGCCGTCGTCGCTCGCCTCCCAGTCCTCACGGCTGGAGGTCAGGCAGAGGCCCTGCAGGATCGGGATGTCGAGGGCGGACATGCGCGCCACGTCCCACGCCTCGTCGTCGCCGCCCGCGCTCGCCGTACCCGGCTTCGTGCCGCCTGCCGCGAGGACGGTGACGATCAGCGCGTCGAGGGTGCCGAGGGCCTCGTACAGGGTGTCCGGCGCCGAGCGCAGCGAGCTGCTGAAGATCGGGACCCCGACGGCCTCGCCGGTGGCGTCGATCGCGTCGGCGAGCGCGTGCGCGAAGCCGCTGTTGCCGCTCGCCT
Above is a genomic segment from Mumia sp. Pv4-285 containing:
- the cobN gene encoding cobaltochelatase subunit CobN — its product is MPRIVLLSTSDTDLLSARASGADYAYANPTRLSYPLPLDGADLVVVRFLGSPLELDTWLAPYRASDLPLIVLGGEQQPSAELMELSTVPMGTAAEAHRYLAEGGPVNLAQLHAFLSDTVLLTGEGFDAPVEVPAWGFAERGSRGPRQARAEGSHLKVGVLFYRAHEASGNSGFAHALADAIDATGEAVGVPIFSSSLRSAPDTLYEALGTLDALIVTVLAAGGTKPGTASAGGDDEAWDVARMSALDIPILQGLCLTSSREDWEASDDGVTPLDSANQIAIPEFDGRIITVPFSFKEIDRDGLPRYAADPERCARVAGIAVAHARLRRIPNAQKKVALMLSAYPTKHSRVGNAVGLDTPVSTIRLLRRMRDAGYDLGAPGAIPGLDLADADQPDADQPDDTAAGNALIHALIAAGGQDEEWLTEAQLTESHVRIPAARYAEWFAALDPALRAGVTEAWGPAPGTLFVNGDDEIVLATLQAGNVVLLIQPPRGFGENPVAIYHDPDLAPSHHYLAAYRWLEAQQDVGGFGAHAVVHLGKHGSMEWLPGKNAALSAACGSDAAIGSMPLIYPFLVNDPGEGAQAKRRAHATIVDHLIPPMARAESYGDIARLEQLLDEHANIAAMDPAKLPAVRAEIWTLMHAAEMHRDLGLDDRPDDEEFDDFLLHVDGWLCEIKDVQIRDGLHVLGQAPEGQVRVDLVLAILRASQVWGGEAASVPGLRAALGLKEDASDLAAVDEIEQQARSLVEAMEAAGWDPAAAARLHLEPDVVRVLEFAATQVVPRLARTTDELGAILHALDGGYVPAGPSGSPLRGLVNVLPTGRNFYTVDPKAVPSRFAYDTGLAMADSLLARYLDDTGAYPQSVGLSVWGTSAMRTSGDDVAEVLALLGVRPEWDEASRRVRELAVVPLEELGRPRIDVTVRISGFFRDAFPHVVAMLDDAVRMVAALDEPADRNYVRAHAQADLAEHGDERRATTRIFGSKPGSYGAGILQVVESGTWRDDADLAEVYTAWGGFAYGRGLDGVSAADDMRTNYRRIKVAAKNVDTREHDIADSDDYFQYHGGMVATVRALTGAAPLAYVGDSTSPDAVRTRTLQEETNRVFRSRVVNPRWIGAMQRHGYKGAFELAATVDYLFGFDATTGVVHDWMYDRLAKEYVLDEQNQAFMREANPWALRGIVERLHEAVERGLWTEPDAEVLDAMRDVYLEVEGDLEDDA